A region from the Leptolyngbya subtilissima AS-A7 genome encodes:
- a CDS encoding RidA family protein: MLEFMTLPNNLLPPVAPYSHAVRAGDFLFVTGQLAEDPATGEVVKGSIEDQTRRVMDNLALVLDHAGSGFNKVVMARVFVTDFRYYETVNAIYQSYFGDAPQPSRTTVGVTALAGYGDVEIDLIAYCGE, from the coding sequence ATGCTGGAGTTTATGACCCTGCCCAATAACCTGCTGCCTCCGGTAGCTCCTTATTCCCACGCCGTGCGAGCGGGAGACTTTCTGTTTGTCACTGGCCAGCTAGCGGAAGATCCAGCTACAGGCGAAGTTGTCAAAGGCTCGATTGAAGACCAGACACGGCGGGTAATGGATAATTTGGCCCTAGTGCTCGACCACGCGGGCAGCGGTTTTAACAAAGTAGTCATGGCTAGAGTATTTGTCACCGACTTTCGCTATTACGAAACGGTGAACGCCATCTACCAATCTTACTTTGGCGATGCTCCCCAGCCCAGTCGCACAACCGTGGGGGTCACGGCATTGGCAGGCTATGGAGATGTTGAGATTGATCTGATTGCCTATTGTGGGGAGTGA